Proteins from one Mycobacterium sp. SMC-2 genomic window:
- a CDS encoding PAS domain-containing protein produces the protein MAHDWLLVETLGGEPTVVAQGRQLKNLVPITTFMRRSPYLSAVRTAIAESVQTGQALTSITPKRDRVIRTEPVVMSDGYIHGVHVWTGPADIEPPERPIPGPLKWDLTQGVATDTRESLVNSGKNPEVEVTFGRAFAEDLPSRELNPNETKVLAMAVKAKPDQTICSTWDLTDWQGNPMRIGFVARTGLETGPDGREHLVARAINWRAELKGPGVSTDDLAQRILSGLAQAGVHRALIDLKNWALLKWLDEPCTFYDWRGSETGKPRVHPDDQHLVSSMTEEFANGATSRVLRMPGNNDDWVPVHVTVNRVELEPDAYAGLVSLRLPSAEELAAAGLAGGPDPTA, from the coding sequence ATGGCCCACGACTGGTTGCTCGTGGAGACGCTGGGGGGTGAACCCACCGTGGTCGCGCAGGGACGCCAGCTGAAGAATCTCGTCCCGATCACCACGTTCATGCGCCGCAGCCCCTATCTCTCCGCGGTTCGGACGGCGATCGCCGAGTCGGTGCAGACCGGGCAGGCCTTGACCAGCATCACTCCCAAGCGCGACCGCGTCATTCGCACCGAACCGGTGGTGATGTCCGACGGCTATATCCACGGCGTGCACGTGTGGACCGGTCCGGCCGACATCGAACCGCCCGAGCGGCCGATCCCGGGGCCGCTGAAGTGGGACCTGACCCAGGGCGTCGCCACCGACACCCGGGAGTCGTTGGTGAACAGCGGAAAGAACCCCGAGGTGGAAGTCACCTTCGGCAGGGCCTTCGCGGAAGACCTCCCCTCGCGCGAGCTCAATCCCAACGAGACCAAGGTGCTCGCCATGGCCGTCAAGGCCAAGCCGGATCAAACCATTTGCAGCACATGGGATCTCACCGACTGGCAGGGCAATCCGATGCGGATCGGTTTCGTCGCGCGCACCGGCCTGGAAACCGGGCCCGACGGCCGGGAACACCTGGTCGCGCGGGCCATCAACTGGCGGGCCGAGCTCAAGGGCCCGGGGGTGTCGACGGACGATCTGGCGCAACGGATCCTCAGCGGGCTCGCCCAGGCCGGCGTCCACCGCGCGCTGATCGACCTCAAGAACTGGGCCCTGCTCAAATGGCTGGACGAGCCGTGCACCTTCTACGACTGGCGCGGTAGTGAGACCGGCAAGCCGAGGGTTCACCCCGACGACCAGCACCTGGTGTCCTCGATGACAGAGGAATTCGCCAACGGCGCCACCAGCCGGGTGCTGCGCATGCCCGGCAATAACGACGATTGGGTGCCGGTGCACGTCACCGTCAACAGGGTGGAACTCGAACCGGACGCCTACGCCGGGCTGGTCTCGCTGCGGTTGCCCTCCGCGGAGGAACTCGCCGCCGCGGGGCTGGCGGGTGGCCCCGACCCGACGGCCTAG
- a CDS encoding Rv3654c family TadE-like protein produces the protein MAAVLLCVTGAGAYLGSVVVARHRAQAAADLAALAAAARLPSGAAAACARAAAVAREMRTDASCAVDDLDVVVTVRVAVFGGVASAAARAGPALN, from the coding sequence ATGGCGGCGGTGTTGCTGTGCGTCACGGGGGCCGGGGCGTACCTCGGCTCGGTGGTGGTGGCACGTCATCGCGCGCAGGCGGCCGCCGACCTGGCCGCGCTGGCCGCCGCGGCCCGGCTACCGTCCGGAGCCGCAGCGGCCTGCGCCCGCGCGGCGGCGGTGGCCCGCGAGATGCGGACCGATGCCAGTTGCGCGGTGGACGATCTCGACGTCGTCGTCACGGTCCGGGTGGCGGTGTTCGGCGGTGTGGCGAGCGCCGCCGCGCGGGCGGGCCCGGCGCTGAACTAG
- a CDS encoding TadE family type IV pilus minor pilin: MEAALGIATLVVVLMLCLAGVTAVSMQVRCVDAAREAARLAARGDQRSALGAARRIAPVGARVEVHRDGEFLVATVVAQSKLLPAIDIGAKAVSAAEPSG; the protein is encoded by the coding sequence GTGGAGGCGGCGCTTGGCATCGCCACGCTGGTCGTCGTGCTCATGCTGTGTCTGGCCGGTGTCACCGCGGTGTCGATGCAGGTCCGCTGCGTGGACGCCGCCCGCGAGGCCGCCCGGCTGGCCGCCCGCGGCGACCAACGCTCGGCACTGGGCGCGGCTCGCCGCATCGCACCTGTCGGCGCGCGGGTCGAGGTGCACCGCGACGGCGAGTTCCTGGTGGCCACCGTCGTCGCGCAGTCGAAGTTGTTGCCGGCGATCGACATTGGGGCCAAAGCGGTTTCGGCGGCGGAGCCTTCGGGATGA
- a CDS encoding DUF4244 domain-containing protein, whose translation MLHNIFRVFVARVTVLAADESGMSTVEYAIGTIAAAAFGAILYTVVTGDSVVSALTNVIGRALNTKV comes from the coding sequence TTGCTACACAACATATTTCGGGTATTCGTCGCGCGCGTGACGGTCTTGGCGGCCGACGAGTCGGGCATGTCGACGGTCGAGTACGCCATCGGCACCATCGCGGCGGCCGCCTTCGGCGCCATCCTGTACACCGTCGTGACCGGCGATTCCGTCGTGTCGGCGCTGACCAACGTCATCGGTCGCGCGCTCAACACCAAGGTCTAG
- a CDS encoding type II secretion system F family protein gives MSTAAVLLALAAWIGPGPSLVRSRARIPVREHRARAVQGPARGPDPLAVASCLDVLAVCLGAGMAVATAAAAAAPSAPPTLARVLRRAADLLALGADPVVAWTATPGLRADSADAQVEALLRLARRSAASGAALAEGIAELADQSRHDAAHAATAAAERAGVLIAGPLGLCFLPAFVCLGIVPVVAGLAGDVLQSGLW, from the coding sequence GTGAGCACGGCGGCGGTGTTGCTGGCCTTGGCCGCGTGGATCGGCCCGGGCCCATCGCTGGTGCGGTCGCGGGCGCGGATACCGGTCCGCGAGCACCGGGCCCGTGCGGTGCAGGGGCCGGCGCGAGGCCCCGATCCGTTGGCGGTCGCATCCTGTCTCGACGTGCTGGCCGTGTGCCTGGGGGCGGGCATGGCGGTCGCCACCGCCGCGGCTGCCGCCGCACCGTCCGCACCGCCGACGTTGGCGCGGGTCCTGCGGCGCGCGGCAGACCTGCTGGCGCTGGGCGCGGATCCCGTCGTCGCCTGGACGGCCACGCCGGGCCTACGGGCCGACTCGGCCGACGCGCAGGTCGAGGCGTTGCTGCGGCTGGCCCGGCGTTCGGCGGCCTCGGGGGCGGCGCTGGCCGAGGGCATCGCCGAATTGGCCGACCAGTCACGTCACGACGCCGCGCACGCGGCCACCGCCGCCGCCGAGCGCGCCGGGGTGCTGATCGCCGGACCGCTCGGGTTGTGCTTCTTGCCCGCGTTCGTGTGTCTGGGGATCGTTCCCGTGGTGGCAGGGCTCGCCGGTGACGTCTTGCAATCGGGATTATGGTGA
- a CDS encoding type II secretion system F family protein, which translates to MNGPMAGALLLALALLVLGPSPRRRLAPLAANHRWRRIAGPRGPACLAAGVAVTAAVLLPLTTVLAAVVVAATASLRYRRRRRTRYALREGQALEGALDVLVGELRVGSHPVRAFGVAAGETAGAVAESLRAVAARAGLGADVAAGLRAAAKSSTMPAHWDRLALCWQLASDHGLAIATLMRAAQRDIAERQRFSARVTSSMAGARATATILAGLPALGVLLGQLIGARPLAFLLNGHAGGWLLVVGSTLACVGLLWADRITDRLES; encoded by the coding sequence ATGAACGGCCCCATGGCCGGCGCACTGCTGTTGGCGCTGGCGCTCCTCGTCCTCGGGCCGTCACCGCGGCGCCGCCTCGCGCCGCTGGCGGCAAACCATCGGTGGCGCCGGATCGCCGGACCGCGTGGGCCGGCCTGCCTTGCGGCGGGGGTGGCGGTTACCGCCGCCGTGCTGCTGCCGCTGACAACGGTGCTGGCCGCCGTGGTCGTCGCCGCGACCGCGAGCCTGCGCTATCGCCGCCGCCGCCGCACCCGCTATGCCCTGCGCGAGGGGCAGGCGCTGGAAGGCGCACTCGACGTGCTCGTCGGCGAACTGCGCGTCGGCTCCCATCCGGTGCGCGCCTTCGGCGTGGCCGCCGGCGAAACCGCCGGTGCGGTTGCGGAGTCGTTGCGCGCGGTCGCGGCGCGCGCCGGGTTGGGGGCCGACGTCGCGGCCGGGCTACGCGCCGCGGCGAAATCGTCGACCATGCCGGCGCATTGGGATCGCCTCGCGCTGTGCTGGCAACTGGCCAGCGACCACGGGCTGGCGATAGCCACCCTGATGCGCGCCGCGCAACGCGACATCGCCGAGCGGCAACGGTTTTCGGCGCGGGTGACGTCGAGCATGGCCGGCGCGCGCGCAACCGCGACGATCCTGGCGGGCCTGCCGGCGCTGGGCGTGCTACTGGGCCAACTGATCGGCGCCCGGCCGCTGGCCTTTCTGCTCAACGGGCACGCCGGGGGATGGCTGCTGGTCGTCGGCTCGACCCTGGCGTGCGTGGGCCTGTTGTGGGCCGACCGCATCACCGATCGGCTCGAATCGTGA